The DNA segment GGGAAAATAGATCGGTAGTTCTTCTTCGATGCGTTCTGTTCCAAAACCCGCTAATCGCAAACCGTGGCTTCCGCAGGCAGCGCAACTCGGTGGAGCCGTATAGCGATTTCCACAATAGTGGCAAACGAAACGGTCCTGGGCTTTGTGGTACGTCAAGGTTACATCGCATCGCGTGCACTCAGGCGACCACCCGCATGTATTGCAAAGCAGGATCGGTGCATAACCGCGGCGGTTTTGAAAAAGAATAACTTGCTCGTTATTTTCCAAGGTCTCGCGAATAGCATCGAGCAATTCTTTGGTAAAATATCCCGCTTTGCTGTCTTTTCCCGAAAGGGAAACCGGCTCAATCTTGGGAAGCTCAACTCCGCCGAAGCGCTCGGTCACTTGCACGTAGCCATATTTACCGCTTTTGGCATTGTAATACGATTCAAAAGATGGTGTGGCCGATCCAAGCAGTGTTTTGGCTCCGTGAATACTTGCTAGCACAATTGCAGCATCCCTTCCATTGTAGCGTGGTGCGGGGTCAAACTGCTTGAAGGAGGTCTCATGTTCTTCGTCTACGATCACCAAACCCAAGTCAGAAAACGGAAGAAACAAAGCACTTCTTGCCCCCAATACTACTTTAGCTTTGGTAGAGTTCTTATCGCCGATCGTGTTCCACAACTCTACTCGTTCGTTTTGACTGAAGCGCGAGTGGTAGACTGCCACCAAATCTCCAAAATGAGCCTTGAGCCGATTGATCATTTGGGTGGTCAGTGCAATCTCAGGTAGCATGTAGAGTACTTGCTTCCCTTTTTCCAATTGCTCCTTGATCAACGAAATGTAGATTTCAGTCTTTCCCGAGGAGGTCACACCATGAAGTAAGGTGACACTTTTCTCCTCGAATGATTTTTTCAAATCAGCTAAGGCCGTTTCTTGAATCGGGCTCAACTCGATAGGGCAGGCTCCGCCACCTTCGCCATAGACCAGTCTACCAACTTCTTTCTCGTAAATCTCGAAAATGCCTTTCTTTTGCAAGGTATTCACCTGTGCCGAAGAGGCTTCAGCTCTCTTTTGTAGAACCGTTTTTTGCACGTCTTTCGCTTCAGTACCGTATCGCTCACTCAATTGAACAAAAGCCATCAGTAGCTCCTCTTGCTTGGGTGCGCGCTGTACCGATCGAAAGGCAGCTTCTAAGCCCTCTTCATCCGCGCAAGCCTCGGTTAAACGAATGAACTTCTCCACTTTTGGCTTGAAGCCCTCTTTCAAATCCTCCATGATCAAAATGGCCGACACTTCAAGGAGCCTCTTCATCGTGCGCTGAATATTCTTGATGTCCAGTATTTCTGAAACTTCAGGAGCCGTCATCACTTCTCTATCATGCAAGACCTGAAGAAGCATTTGCTCTTTGTCACTCAATCCTGTGATATCCCCTTCAAAAGCAGGGTTGGGAATGTATTTGGTTTCGCTGCCAAGACGCATGGAGGAAGGCATGGCTGCGAGCATGACTTCGCCTTTAGTAGAGAGATAGTAGGACGCTATCCAATCCCAAAGCTTCATCTGCTTCGCATTGATCAAGGCGCTTTCTTCGAGAACGTCATCGAGGTATTTGGCGGTGTATCCCGCAGGAGCTCTGTCGTGAATCCGCTCGACAATACCTGTGTAAAGCTTGTTTTTGCCGAAAGGCACAACTACCCTGATACCCTCTTCGACATAGTCCACCATATTCTGAGGAATGCGGTAGGTGAAGGTCTTCGGGAGAGCTAAGGGCAAGACTACGTCGGCGAAATAAACTTTCAAGAGTAAATCCAAATGAGGAGTGCAAAATTAATGGAATTACCAACAGATAGCCGTGGTAAGAAAAGAGAAGCATTTGAAAAAGGAATTGGGTCCACCGTGTAAATTCGATTGCCATGATGAGTATGGATTTACATTGGATTGACTGGGCGATAATCATAGTGTTTTTGGTCTTCAGCCTCACAATAGGACTCTACTTCAGGAAGCGAGCTTCCAAGAGTTTGGAGAGCTTCTTTTTGGGAAACCGCGAGATGCCTTGGTTGGTTGCAGGAATATCGATGGTTGCCACGACATTCGCAGCCGATACCCCTCTCGCTGTGACCGAACTGGTGGGAAAGAGCGGTATCTCAGGAAACTGGATATGGTGGAGTTTTTTGGCGGGTGGAATGCTCACAACCTTCTTTTTTGCCAAGCTATGGCGAAGGGCAGGAGTGCTGACCGAAACAGAGTTTATCGAGCTTCGCTATTCAGGGAAACCCGCAGCCATGCTGAGAGGATTCAAGGCGGTTTACCTCGGTCTCATTATGAATATTTTGATCATTGGCTGGGTTAACTTGGCGATGATTACCATCATTCAAGAGTTTTTTGGCACTACGCCTGAATTGACTTACACTATTGTGGCCATTGCCATGGTGTTTGCCGCATTTTATACTTCCCTTTCAGGAATATGGGGAGTGGCCGTTACTGACGTGGTTCAGTTCACTTTGGCCATAACAGGCACAATAGTCTTGGCATTCATTGTAGTTGGAAGTGAAGAGGTCGGAGGAATTGACGGGCTTAAAGCCAGTCTGCCGCCATCCACTTTCAATTTCTTTCCAACGATAGGCGAAACAGGAGATGGAGCAGGCAAGATGATGGTTATCAGCTTTGGCGCTTTTTTCGCCTATCTCGGTGTGCAGTGGTGGGCCAGTTGGTACCCCGGACAAGAGCCTGGTGGTGGCGGTTACGTAGCGCAAAGGATGATGAGCACCAAAACGGAAAAAGGTGCGGTTTACGCAACCTTGTTTTTTCAAATTGCTCACTACTGTTTGAGGCCGTGGCCGTGGATTTTAGTTGCACTTTCGTGCATGGTACTATATCCCGAACTGGAGGGGGCCGAATTAAAAGAAGGATACGTCAGAGCCATGAAGGATTTCTTGCCGATGGGGCTAAAAGGTCTTTTGTTGGCGGCATTTCTGGGAGCTTACTTGAGCACCATCAGTACCCAGCTCAACTGGGGTGCAGGCTATTTGGCCAATGATCTCTATAAGCGATTTATGAAGCCCGAATCCAATTCAAAACAGTTGGTTTTGGCATCTCGAGTGATCACCTTTCTATTGATGGTTTGCGGACTGATCATCACTCAATTTATGACATCGATTAGTGGAGTTTGGGAATTTGTATTGGAATGTGGTGCAGGCCTGGGATTGGTCTTGATTCTACGCTGGTACTGGTGGCGCGTCAATGCTTGGAGTGAAATTTCTGCTACTGTCACACCCTTTATCGTCTACGCCTTAGGAAAGTGGGTTTTCGATCTCGAGTTTCCCGATAGCTTTTTCTTGACAGTTGGAGTTACGACGGTCGTATGGATTCTATTTACCTTTTTCGGCCCAAAGGAGAGCGAAGCGTCTTTGAAAATATTCTTCGACAGAGTGCGTCCCGACGGCAATTGGCGCATTTTCCGAAAATCAACTGTCGAAAACCGGAACAACATAGCCCGACTTGCCGTATGTTGGTTAGCATCCGTTGCTCTGACATATGGTATCTTATTCTTAACGGGTAAGATCATCTTCAAGGAATGGAATGCGGCCCTGCTCTATGCAGGTGTAGTAGTAGTTTCAGGAGTTATCCTGGTTACTTTCCTCAAAAGGACCAACGTGTTCCGATAAAAGAGGTCTGAATCCGAGGAATTCCTCCCTTAAAACAATTGAAATGAAAAATTTTCGCTTTCCTCTATTTGTCTTTCTCATGGGTATAGTACTGTTAGCGGCTTCCTGTGGAGAAAAGAGCATAGAAAAGTCTGAGGGACAAAAGGCTTTATCACTAGATAGTGCTAAATCCAATTTGGTTAATGTTTCGGGAGAATTATTCAGTATTCCCTCACCCATTCAAACGGCCCTGTTGATTCAGGAGTCAGGAGCTGAGTACAAACCTGAATTACTGAATGACTCTAAAGGCTATAGCGAATACGAAACAAATACTCAAAAGGCTATGAACCTCGGTATCTATGGAACGGATATGGCCTATTCATCACTTTATGAAGACAGCCAGAAGGCTCTATCTTACTTTAAAGCAATTGATAATTTGGCTAAAGATCTTGGTGTGATCTCAGCGATAAGCCCTGATTTGGTAAAGCGTTTAGGTGCCAATGCCGACAATCCTGATTCGCTGGTCTACTTGATTGGTCGTTTTTATGAAGAAGGCGATGCCTATCTTAAGAAGAATGAGCGATACGACATTGCCAGTTTGGTCATTTTAGGTGGTTGGATTGAATCATCTCACTTGAGCGCTCAATCGGCTACGGGCGGTAATCAAGCTGCAAGAGATCGCGTGGCACAGCAAAAAGAGAGTAGCTCTACCATTGTAAAGGCACTTGACAAAACTGCAGACCGAAACTTTAAGAAAAGTGACTTATACCAAGTGCTTGACAGTATTCAAGAGGCTTTTGCCAGCGTTCAATCCTCTTACAGTTTCGAGCAACCTCAAACCGATGCCGCGAAGAAGTTGACGGTGATCAAAAGTAAAACGGATTACCAAGTCTCTGATTCACTGCTCAACTCTATAGCCGCGCTGCTGGAGTCAGCGAGAACAAAAATTACAGAAAAATGAGAAGACTTCTATTCATTATAGCATTGGCTTTCGCCCCTATATGGCAGCTATCTGCCCAATGCGATAGCACGGCATACATGGCCCGCGAGTTTATGACGGACGATTTTATTCCTGACGGACAGTCTTATCGCGCTTTGATCTTCGACGGACAAATCGCAGAGTTTGAAACAACTTTTTACGGAAACAGCACCTACAGAATTGCCGCCTTCAGTGGAATGGCGAAAGAACAACTCATCTTCTCACTATATGATCAGGAGAATAATCTACTGTTTTCCAACGAAGAACATCAGAATAGTCCCTATTGGGATTTTGAAATTGAATCGACCCTTGATGTGAGATTGGAAGCTAAGCTCGACAAAACGAAACAAAGTTCAGGGTGCGCCGTACTACTCGTTGGATTCGAGAAGTAATTTAATCCCTACTGAATTGTAAAACGTCTCGAATTCGAGGCGTTTTTTTTTGACACCCTTTGAACTATTATGAGCGAGAGAATACTCAATGCACTGGTACAGCTTTTTGCAATTATTGCAAGGGTTCACACGACGAATGAGGAGGATTTAAGTGGTCGTACCATAGTTGAATCTTTTCTTAAAGAACGCCTTCCAGGCCCACTGGTCCGCAAGTATCTCGATTCATTCGAAATCTATCTTGAAAAGTATCAAAAAGTATCTTCTGCCAAAAATGGCCAACAAAAGCGTACCTCGGTAAATTCTGTAAAGGTGCTGAGAATCTGCACAGAAATAAACGAGGAGCTTACCCAGCGACAGAAAACAATCGTACTCATCCGACTTCTGGAATTCATCTACACCCACAGCGAGGTTAGTGATCTGGAACAGGAGTTTGTAAATACGGTTGCCATAACGTTCAACTTCGATATGGAAGAGTTTAAATTGGCTAGGCTCTTTGTTGAAGAAAAAGAAACAGAACTCATTGCATCGCAAAATGTGATGTACATAACAGACAATACAGATTCGGCGGCAGCATTTGGAAAGCACTTAACCGCCAAAGGTCTGGATGGGTATTTTAGAATACTAAGACTACCCACCGTTAACCTTCACTTTATCAAGTACAAGGGAAAAGGAAGGTATAACGTATCGGGTCAACCTATTATAAACGATAGGTTTTACGTGCTTAACCAAGGAGCATCTATCCGTGGGTCAAAAATCAGCCCAATCTATTACAGCGATATTCTTGGCTCATTTTTGAAAGACAACGACAGTGTCAATATTCAATTTAGAGCGAAAGCGGTTTCATACACTTTCAAAAAAGGGAATATTGGCCTACACGACATTAACATCGAAGAGAATTCGGGAAGTCTGGTAGGAATAATGGGAGCCAGCGGAAGCGGAAAGTCTACTCTTCTTAATGTCCTGAACGGAAATTTATCTCCCAAAAAAGGTACGGTTAGCATCAACGGAATCGACATTCATCACGATGCGCATAGCATTGAAGGAGTAATAGGATACATTGCTCAGGACGACTTGCTAATCGAAGAATTAACCGTATTCCAAAACCTCTTCTACAATACCAAACTTTGTTTTGGACAAAAGTCGGACGAGGAAATCTCGGACTTGGTACATGACATGTTGTCAACATTAGGATTGACGGAAACGGCAGATTTGAAAGTGGGAAACCCACTGGATAAAACCATTAGTGGTGGCCAACGGAAACGCCTCAATATCGCCTTGGAATTGATCCGTGAGCCAGCAGTTCTTTTCATCGACGAACCGACTTCAGGACTCTCATCGAGAGATTCAGAAAATATTATGGACTTACTCAAAGAACTATGCCTTAAAGGCAAATTGATCTTTGTAGTTATCCATCAACCTTCGTCAGATATCTTCAAGATGTTTGATAGCCTTTTGGTTTTAGACAAAGGCGGATACCCAATCTACAGCGGAAATCCCGTGGACAGTCTTGTGTATTTCCGAAAAATGGTAAATCACGTAAACAGTGAAGAAGCCGAATGCTTAAGTTGTGGAAATGTAAAGACCGAAGATGTCTTTAATATCATTGAAGCAAAAATCGTAGACGAATTCGGAAACCTGACTCCCGAGAGAAAAATCTCACCTTTAGAATGGTACGAACTCTACAAAGAGCACATTGAAATTTTTGATAATTCGGCCGAGGAGGTACTTGAACTTCCTGAGAGCAATTTCACCATCCCGGGGAAGCTTAAGCAGTTATCCATTTTTATTAAACGCGATGTCCTCTCGAAGCTAACCAACCGACAGTATGTGCTAATCAATCTTTTGGAAGCTCCGGTTCTGGCAATGATTCTCGCTTTTTTCATGCGGTTCTTTGTGCCTTCAGGAGGTACGTCAGAGTACGTTTTCAGAGAAAACGAAAATATTCCCGTTTACATCTTCATCTCGGTTATCGTGGCTCTGTTCATAGGTTTGACCGTGAGTTCTGAAGAGATCATCCGTGATAAAAAAATCAGAAAGAGAGAATCGTTCCTCAACTTGAGTAAAGGAAGCTACTTATCCGGAAAAATTGGAATTATGTTAGCCATCTCGGCTATTCAAATGCTGCTCTTCGTTTTGATCGGAAATACAATCTTGGAGATTAAAGGAATGACCCTCCCTTATTGGGCCATACTATTTTCTACCTGTACGTTTGCAAACGTTTTAGGATTAAACATCTCGGCAAGTTTCAACTCAGCCAAGGTGATCTACATCTTAATCCCAATTGTGATTATTCCTCAACTTCTCTTTAGTGGAATCATCGTAAAATTTGATAGACTCAATCCTATTTTCGCTTCTCAAAGTGGTGTGCCTTGGATTGGTAACATCATGGCCAGCAGATGGGCATATGAAGCAATTGCAGTAACTCAGTTCAAGTGGAATGACTACGAGGAGAATTTCTACGAACTTGAAAGAAGAAAGAAATTTTCGAATTGGAAGAAGGATTACTGGATCACCGAATTGAAAAATAAAACTGCTCGCGTTTCCAGAATTCTGGATGATGAATCTGCTACTGTTGAGCTCGAATCGGAACTTATTGTTTTAAGAAATGAGCTTCAAAAAGAAAATGCGTTTCTGAAAGGAATCAGGTTTAATGATGTCCATCAGTTGACTTCCGAAGCTATATCAACCGAACATCTGTCCGACCTTCGCGATCACTTGGATTTATTGGAAGAGCATTACCGAAAGGTGTACAACCAAGCTGAGAGCGAAAAAGAAAATGCGATTTATGCAATGACACGTGAAAGTGGTGGTGAAAACAGTGAATACGAAGTGCTTTTTGACAATTTCAAGAATGATCAGCTCGAAGTATTCGCTACGAATAGAAACGATCTAAACTACATTGCGGAGCACAATGGTGAATTGATTCAGAAAAAGGATCTGATCTATTTAATGCCGTACAATTCTGATTTTTTCAGTGCTCACTTTTACGCACCTGCAAAGAAATTCTTCGGGAATTTCATCGACACTTTCTTTGCCAACCTAATGGTAATTTGGGGTATGACCATTGGACTGATCATATGCTTATTCTTCGATGTATTTCCGCGATTGATGCGTTTTATCGAAGATAATGTGAGCCTACCTGTGAAGAAGTAATCAGATCTCCTCGACCTTAACCATTTCGAAGTTGATGTCGATTATAGCATCATAATCTTCACCCGCCTCGAGCATGTCCTCATCATCTTCCTCGTAGTGCCATTTCACCGATACACTTTTCCCTTGCTTAGAAATGTGCTCGAGCTTTTTGAAAACGTCGAGGATGCATTTAGAACTGCTGGTATTGAAATATTCCAATTCCATATTCAGTGTCAAAGCCTCTCCATTTCCCTCAGCATAAGCGTCGAGCCAATCAATTAAAGGTTTATAAAAATCAATCGAATTCTCGGGTATAGACCTTCCACGAATGACAAGGGTACCTGAGTGATCCTCAAACTTTACTGTAGGTGTTTTTGGTGTTCCTTCTATATTGATGCTGTCCATTTGACTAGTTGATTCTTTTATTTCACTTTGACATTTAAACTGAAAAACGTTTTATCCTCGCCAAATGGAATAAAACCAAAATCCAGTTTTTCTCCGCTCTTTCGAGCAATATCGATCATGCCTAAACCTCCGCCACCTTTCTCAGACATCTTTCCGTCTGCCAAGACTGACTTATAAAGTTCCTTAACCTCATCTTTGCTCATGGAGTTAATTTCCTCCAATCGTCCTTTCAATTCTCCCACTTCACTTTCTTCTACAAAGTTTCCCGTAATGATCGAATATCCCGTTACGTTCTTAGCTACCATCACAATGACTGAAGGCATTTCTTTGCCTGCATCCATGGCCGGTTGAGAGATATGGTGATGAAGGTTTTGCAAACATTCAACCATAATATTGAACATACGCTTTTTAACCTTGGAGCTTTCTCCAAAACGATCAAGCTTGTTTTCTATAATCTGAAGAATCGATGTGAGCAATTCCGTAGAAATCTCTCCCTTAAAAGAGAGCATAATGTTCTTACGCTCCATGGAATCGTACAGATCAAAAATCTCGTGAATTTCCGTCAATTGCGAGTGTTTTGCCAAATATAGTTTTTTGACCTCGCTCAATGATTCAATTCACTTCAATTATTTCTTCAAGCCTATGTTAATTAAATGACAAGACATAATTTCATAGCTTCGCAGCCTGATTTTTATATGCATTGAAACCATCTCACAAATCAGATAAACCCTGGTACCGCACCTGGTTTAACTCCCCATACTACCATCTTCTCTACAGCAACCGCGATGAGAATGAAGCTGAGCGTTTCATACACAATCTACTGAAATACCTGTCGCCAGATAAAAAAACTCATTTCCTTGATCTTGCCTGTGGCAAAGGTAGGCACAGCCTTACGGTAAACCGAGCAGGATTTGAAGTGACTGGTGCAGATCTAGCCGAAGAAAACATACGATTTGCTAATCAAAAAAGTAATGAACGCCTTCATTTTGTAAGGCATGATATGAGAGAACCACTGGGAGAAGATCGATTCGACTATGTTTTGAATCTATTCACGAGCTTCGGCTATTTTGACAGTTTAGAGGAAAACGAACTGGTCTTGAAATCCATTGCTACTGAACTCAAGCCAAAAGGTAAAGTCGTGCTGGATTTTATGAACGTTGAAAAAGTCACCAAAGGATTAATTCCCCTGGAAACGCGCGAAATTGATGGTATCAACTTCAAAATAACCAGAACAAATGATGACGGATTTATCGTGAAGACAATAGAGCTGCAAGATGGAGATCTCGAATACACTTTTCACGAAAGAGTAAAAGCTTTGACAAAAGAGGATTTCATGGGAATGTTTCGTCGCTGTGGTTTCGAGATTCTGGATACTTTTGGAAACTATAATCTCGATGATTTTGATGCCGAGAAGTCTTCTCGTTTAATACTCATAGGTCGCAAACCATGACTTGGTACTACGTTGTAATACTATTTGTAGTTGGAATGGCATCCG comes from the Cryomorphaceae bacterium 1068 genome and includes:
- a CDS encoding Na+:solute symporter, whose protein sequence is MMSMDLHWIDWAIIIVFLVFSLTIGLYFRKRASKSLESFFLGNREMPWLVAGISMVATTFAADTPLAVTELVGKSGISGNWIWWSFLAGGMLTTFFFAKLWRRAGVLTETEFIELRYSGKPAAMLRGFKAVYLGLIMNILIIGWVNLAMITIIQEFFGTTPELTYTIVAIAMVFAAFYTSLSGIWGVAVTDVVQFTLAITGTIVLAFIVVGSEEVGGIDGLKASLPPSTFNFFPTIGETGDGAGKMMVISFGAFFAYLGVQWWASWYPGQEPGGGGYVAQRMMSTKTEKGAVYATLFFQIAHYCLRPWPWILVALSCMVLYPELEGAELKEGYVRAMKDFLPMGLKGLLLAAFLGAYLSTISTQLNWGAGYLANDLYKRFMKPESNSKQLVLASRVITFLLMVCGLIITQFMTSISGVWEFVLECGAGLGLVLILRWYWWRVNAWSEISATVTPFIVYALGKWVFDLEFPDSFFLTVGVTTVVWILFTFFGPKESEASLKIFFDRVRPDGNWRIFRKSTVENRNNIARLAVCWLASVALTYGILFLTGKIIFKEWNAALLYAGVVVVSGVILVTFLKRTNVFR
- a CDS encoding ATP-binding cassette domain-containing protein, giving the protein MSERILNALVQLFAIIARVHTTNEEDLSGRTIVESFLKERLPGPLVRKYLDSFEIYLEKYQKVSSAKNGQQKRTSVNSVKVLRICTEINEELTQRQKTIVLIRLLEFIYTHSEVSDLEQEFVNTVAITFNFDMEEFKLARLFVEEKETELIASQNVMYITDNTDSAAAFGKHLTAKGLDGYFRILRLPTVNLHFIKYKGKGRYNVSGQPIINDRFYVLNQGASIRGSKISPIYYSDILGSFLKDNDSVNIQFRAKAVSYTFKKGNIGLHDINIEENSGSLVGIMGASGSGKSTLLNVLNGNLSPKKGTVSINGIDIHHDAHSIEGVIGYIAQDDLLIEELTVFQNLFYNTKLCFGQKSDEEISDLVHDMLSTLGLTETADLKVGNPLDKTISGGQRKRLNIALELIREPAVLFIDEPTSGLSSRDSENIMDLLKELCLKGKLIFVVIHQPSSDIFKMFDSLLVLDKGGYPIYSGNPVDSLVYFRKMVNHVNSEEAECLSCGNVKTEDVFNIIEAKIVDEFGNLTPERKISPLEWYELYKEHIEIFDNSAEEVLELPESNFTIPGKLKQLSIFIKRDVLSKLTNRQYVLINLLEAPVLAMILAFFMRFFVPSGGTSEYVFRENENIPVYIFISVIVALFIGLTVSSEEIIRDKKIRKRESFLNLSKGSYLSGKIGIMLAISAIQMLLFVLIGNTILEIKGMTLPYWAILFSTCTFANVLGLNISASFNSAKVIYILIPIVIIPQLLFSGIIVKFDRLNPIFASQSGVPWIGNIMASRWAYEAIAVTQFKWNDYEENFYELERRKKFSNWKKDYWITELKNKTARVSRILDDESATVELESELIVLRNELQKENAFLKGIRFNDVHQLTSEAISTEHLSDLRDHLDLLEEHYRKVYNQAESEKENAIYAMTRESGGENSEYEVLFDNFKNDQLEVFATNRNDLNYIAEHNGELIQKKDLIYLMPYNSDFFSAHFYAPAKKFFGNFIDTFFANLMVIWGMTIGLIICLFFDVFPRLMRFIEDNVSLPVKK
- a CDS encoding DUF1987 domain-containing protein; amino-acid sequence: MDSINIEGTPKTPTVKFEDHSGTLVIRGRSIPENSIDFYKPLIDWLDAYAEGNGEALTLNMELEYFNTSSSKCILDVFKKLEHISKQGKSVSVKWHYEEDDEDMLEAGEDYDAIIDINFEMVKVEEI
- the priA gene encoding primosomal protein N', translated to MDLLLKVYFADVVLPLALPKTFTYRIPQNMVDYVEEGIRVVVPFGKNKLYTGIVERIHDRAPAGYTAKYLDDVLEESALINAKQMKLWDWIASYYLSTKGEVMLAAMPSSMRLGSETKYIPNPAFEGDITGLSDKEQMLLQVLHDREVMTAPEVSEILDIKNIQRTMKRLLEVSAILIMEDLKEGFKPKVEKFIRLTEACADEEGLEAAFRSVQRAPKQEELLMAFVQLSERYGTEAKDVQKTVLQKRAEASSAQVNTLQKKGIFEIYEKEVGRLVYGEGGGACPIELSPIQETALADLKKSFEEKSVTLLHGVTSSGKTEIYISLIKEQLEKGKQVLYMLPEIALTTQMINRLKAHFGDLVAVYHSRFSQNERVELWNTIGDKNSTKAKVVLGARSALFLPFSDLGLVIVDEEHETSFKQFDPAPRYNGRDAAIVLASIHGAKTLLGSATPSFESYYNAKSGKYGYVQVTERFGGVELPKIEPVSLSGKDSKAGYFTKELLDAIRETLENNEQVILFQNRRGYAPILLCNTCGWSPECTRCDVTLTYHKAQDRFVCHYCGNRYTAPPSCAACGSHGLRLAGFGTERIEEELPIYFPEATVARLDLDSTRSKNAYSRILTDFQNGSIDILIGTQMITKGLDFDRVNLVGILNADLLLRFPDFRAGERAYQLMTQVAGRAGRKEKQGRVIIQSQDPNQWLIQQVKHGNYEGVLNQEIKERREFAYPPFTRLIKLTLQHREAEMVDYCSAELKNELLTILPEQSILGPEYPIVARVKNRYNKNLLLKLHRNQNPADFKEKMKSLTGPFFAKKEFKSVRLIINVDPY
- a CDS encoding class I SAM-dependent methyltransferase, which translates into the protein MKPSHKSDKPWYRTWFNSPYYHLLYSNRDENEAERFIHNLLKYLSPDKKTHFLDLACGKGRHSLTVNRAGFEVTGADLAEENIRFANQKSNERLHFVRHDMREPLGEDRFDYVLNLFTSFGYFDSLEENELVLKSIATELKPKGKVVLDFMNVEKVTKGLIPLETREIDGINFKITRTNDDGFIVKTIELQDGDLEYTFHERVKALTKEDFMGMFRRCGFEILDTFGNYNLDDFDAEKSSRLILIGRKP
- a CDS encoding SiaB family protein kinase, coding for MTEIHEIFDLYDSMERKNIMLSFKGEISTELLTSILQIIENKLDRFGESSKVKKRMFNIMVECLQNLHHHISQPAMDAGKEMPSVIVMVAKNVTGYSIITGNFVEESEVGELKGRLEEINSMSKDEVKELYKSVLADGKMSEKGGGGLGMIDIARKSGEKLDFGFIPFGEDKTFFSLNVKVK